The DNA sequence CTTCATCGAACGGCAGCAGAAAGAACTCCGCCGGATGCCGGTTGCCTTCTTCTCCGTCGGGATGACGGTTGTCGATAAAACCGAAGACGGCTACCGCCGGGCGGAGGCCGCGATGGATCAGGTCAGGCTTCTGGTGCAGCCGGTTGAGATCGGGCTCTTCGCAGGAAAACTGGAACCATCCAATCTCTCGCTCCCCGACCGGGCGATCGTCGCACTCGTCCGGGCTCCGAGCGGCGACTACCGGAACTGGGACGAGATCCGCACCTGGGCATCGGGACTCATCGAGAAGATCAGATAGAAGCGGCTGTCAAAACTCACGAGAGTATCTCTAATACAATAAATATATTTTGAAAGAACATCCCCCCTCCCGGCTGCGGGATCACCTGCAGGCTCCTGCACCGGCACGGGGCAACGATGCGGGACTCCCATATCCGTGCTGCTTTACGGTGCCCGACCGGGCGAACAACCGCCATTTCTCCAGGTATCGGCCTGCACAAACAGGCAGGAAATATAATAATAAACGAATATTCCTATCTCCCCTGCCGCATAATATTGATATACCAGAAACAGGCATCTCCTCGCATGATACGAATAACCGTTTTAAACAGGCAGATCAAAAGAAGCGAGCCCGGAACAGGGGTGATATCTCTCTTCCTCCGGGATGCAGCCGTCCGTCTCTGCATCATACTGATCGTGGCTCTCGCAACCGGACTTCGGGCACTCCCCAGAACAAAACCGGCCGTCCGGCAGGTTCAGTCGCAGGTTCACAGACACGTTCCGTCAGAGTAATAGCATAACCACCTGCCTCTGCCGGCTCCGGCGTCCATATCCAACCCGCGAAAAAGGGCATAAATAGAACAACCGCAAACGTACCTGTCACGAATTTCGAGGGAGAGACAGGTTGAAGAGATTTTCATTCATAGCTCGCATGCCTGACAAAACGGGTGCTCTCCATAAAGCAGCCGAGATCGTCAAGCAGTACGGCGGCAATATCAACCGGGTTCATTACGACCGCAGAATCGATGCGGCCACAGTTTTCTTTGAAGTAACGACAACAGAGGATATATACCGGCTCATGAGGGACGACCTGCACGCCATAGGATATCTGCAGGAGTCCCTGCAGACACCCGGTGTTCTCACGTTTTATGTCTACCTGCCGCACAGGTCCGGCGCTCTCTATGATTTTCTTGAGTATATCACGGAAAGCCGCGCGAACATCGCATACATCGACTTTGACGATCGCGGAAAACATCCTGACCGGCTGAAGGTGAGCCTGAACGTCGAGGAGACCGGCGTCGTCGATCATCTCCTCAATCAGCTCAAATCCCGATACCGCCTCGAGATCATAGAGTACGATACGACCGGAAAGCACCTCGACGATACGGTCTTCTACGTCAAGTTCGCCCAGGAACTCCGCGAACTAATCGGAGAGGCGGAGGACGAGTTCCTCCTGCAGCTCCTCCACGACATCAATCACATCGCCCAGGAACTCCAGAACCGCGGAACGGATCCGCGTGAGGTCTTCAGGACCATTCTTCTCACCGGAAGGACACTGCAGAGCACCTGCGGCGAGGGGTTCTACGCCGATCTGCAGCGGATACCCGTTACCGGGGATATCGATCTCTTCTGCTTCCAGCTTCCCTGCGGAGGGAACGTTTACCTTCTCCGGACGCCCGGCGAGGCGGTAATGATAGACACGGGATACGGTATCTACCACCGGGAGATTGCAGCGATGTTCAGGCACTACGGCCTCTGCGATAACGAGGCGCCCGGGAGAGTCCTTATTACCCACGCAGACGCCGACCACTGCGGCGGGGGAGGATACCTGCAGGTCCCCTCGTTGCTGCACCCGGGGTCTGTCGGGGTCATCAGAGAGGCAAACCGGGCGTACGGTTCGCGGAGCGAGAGTTCTATCCTCGAAGAGGTCTATACCACCGTCATCAACCTCTTCTCCGAGTTCCGGCCACCCGAAAACCTGGCACTCTTTCCGACGGAGTCGCAGGAGAAGCGATCGATCTTCCCGATCATCGACCGGATCGCTATCGGCGATCTGGAGTTAGAGGTTCTGGAGAGTCTCGGTGGGCACCTCCACGGCCTGTTCTATCTCTACTGTCCTGACCACGGCCTGCTCTTCACGAGCGATACCCTGATCAACTTCGCGAGCCTCGACGAGAGGCGGAGCAGCTATAATGCACTTGCGGACTTTCTGGTGACGTCCGTCAACGTCGACAGCGACCGCGCCCGCATGGAGCGAAAAGCCCTGCTCGAACTCATCGCCAGCCGGAATGCATCGTGCAGTCCATCAGAAAGGCCGTGCCTCGTCTGCTGCGGCCACGGCGCGGTATCCGTCCTCGACGGCACGCGCCTTGCGACCTACGGCGAGGTCGAGCAGTACCGGGCCCGCGGCGAGACCCGGATGCCGCCGGCACCGTAGGTGTTCCCGGAAGAACAGATCTCCGGTGCGAATCGACGGTTACCGTTCGTGGACGAGGAGGCCAGACATCCGCCCCGGCGGTTTGGTTCTCCTACGGCCTCTGCGACCGGCGGGACAAAACAAGGGGGGGGAGAAGAGAGAGTTGTTGAAAGGGGGAGAGAGGAGATCAGGATTCTGCCGCTTTAGTCGATCCGGACAAATCCTTCTTCTTCAACGATTGCCTGCCCGTCACTGCTGAGGATGAAGTCGATGTAGTCCTTAGCTAGACCGGTCGGTTCACCCACCGTGATCATTGAGAGAGACCGGGCAACCGGGTACTCCTTGCTCTTGACGGCCTCGAGCGTCGGTGCCACGGTCTTGCCGTTCACCACGAGCGGGACACCCGTCACGGTTCCGTCAAGGTATCCGATACCGACATACCCGATGGCGCCCGGAGTCTGGGCGACGGTCTGCTTCACCGCACCGTTCGAGTTCTTCTCAAGCTGGACTTTGGTGAAGTCTTCCTTCTGCATGACCGATTCGTGGAAGTATTCCCGGGTGCCGGAGGCGCTGTCACGGCCGACGACGACGATCTCACCTGCGGAACCGCCGACTGCGTTCCAGCTGGTGATGCTGCCGTTGTAGATGCCTCTCACCTGGTCGAGCGTCAGGCTCGCGACCTGATTACCCGGGTGAACGATCACGGCGATGCCGTCGATGGCAACGACGTGTTCCACAAGGGCGGGGTACTTCTCTTTCTCGGCGGCCTTCAGATCGCGGGAGGCCATACCGATCTCGGCGGTGCCTTCACCAACGGCCTGAACGCCGACACTGGATCCGCCGCCGCTGACCTGAATATCGGCCAGGGAATCCATGTTCATGTAGGCGTCCGCTGCAGCCTGGGCGACGGGAAGCACGGTCGTTGATCCCGTAACCGAGATCGTCTGCGGTTCTGCAGTCTGTTGCTGTTCGGTGCCGGTTCCGGTACACCCGGCAAAGAGCGTTGCAGCGATCACGAGAATAGCGAGCGCGACCAGAGCCGCACCTGCGTTACGAAAGGGAGATGCCATTTTCATGCACAAGAGCATGGGCAGGAGAGAGATATATCAGTTCCCGAATGAGAATATATCAAGACATAGTCCAACAATATACCTATAGAGAGACAATAGAGTTTCACGGTCACGGCTCGCGACCGAGTTCGACCACCGAAAGCAGTATCCCGAACACGGTCAGTGCACCGCCGATGAGCAGGACGACAGGTTCGAGCTGCGTGAGTAATGCGAAGCTGGTGATGATACCAAGCACGGGAAGAACCGGCACCCTGCCGACGGTTCCCGGAGTCCTGAAGGGGCGGGTCAGCCCGGGAGCCCGCAGGCGCAGCAGGATGACGGCCGCGTTGATGACGATGAATGTCAGAAAGAGCATGAAGTTGGTGACATTCGCGACAAAGGAGATCTCCCCGGCGAAGATAAAAGCGATGGAGGCGAGCATGATGGCGAGGATCGCTACCCAGGGAGTGCGAGTCTTCCGGCTGACGCGTGCCAGGAGCGTCGGCAGGGAGTATGACTCTGCCATTCCGTAGGTTATCCTCGACGCGGCGACCATCATCAGAAGAGCGGTATTGGCAGTGGCAAAGAGAGCGATGATGGAGATGATCGTAAAGGCGGGACTCCCGAGCGCGACGTACGCCACGTCGGCAAAGGGAGCGCGGGAAGCTGCGAGCTGCTCCCACCCGACGACGGAGACCGCCGCGAGCGAGACGAGAATGTAGAGGAAGATCGTTATCCCGAGAGCCAGGACGAGGGCAAGCGGGATGGTGCGCTCCGGGTCGCGCACTTCCTCGGAGAGTTTGACCATCTCCTCAAATCCCATATACGCGAAGAAGACGAGCGCTGATGCCTGAAAGATGCCGGAGAAGCCGAGCGGCATCTCCAGGTAATCGACGCTGCCGAGATACGGCAGGCCGATAAGAATGATCATCACGATGCCGCCGGCCTCGATGAGCGTCAGGATGATGGCGACGAGAGCCGTCTCGCGGATGCCGTACAGGAGAATCGCCGAGAGTACCAGGACGAGAGCGACGGCCGATGCGAGGAAAGGAGCGCCCGTGAGATCGGAGAAGTATCCCCCGAATCCGAGTGAGACGGTTGCGACGCCGAAGATGCCGGAGAGGATGATCAGCCACCCGATGACGAAGGCGACTCTCCTGCCGATTGCATTCGAGACGTACTCGTATTCAGCGCTTGCCCGCGGATACATCGAGGAGAGTTCGGCATAGCTGAGAGCGGTGAAACCGGCTATCAGCGCCGAGATCGCAAACGTCATCCAGACGGCGTTCCCGGCAAGCGCGGTCGCCTCCCCGAGGAGCGCATAGATCCCGGCCCCGAGGATGATCCCGACTCCGGAGAGGGTGACCGCGACAAGACCGAGCTCCCGCCGGAGCGGAACCTTCGTGCGAATGAGCTCCGGTTTCTTCCCCTGCATAGCAACAGAATAGGCACAGCCTCCATTTATGCGTATCAGTCCGCACACAACAGATCGGGAAGCAGGTGCACACGAGATACCTGATGGTAAAGTACGGCCTCTGCTCTGCTCGTGCAGGAAGGGGAAGGAGATTCGGATGATACCTCCCGTGCAGGCGGTACATGAAAAGTCATTTACATAAGGTATCAGTCAAGTTGAAATGGAAACCTTAATGTATTGCGAGACCGGAGCGTACCTCAATGAAGGCTCTGATAACGAGCGGGAGGACGATTCGGCAGGGCGAGCAACTCTATTACAAGGATTTGCCGGCGTACTCCCGGGAAACACGACGTTGTTTTATAAATCCTGTCGATCTTCTCGAGCTCTATGCCGATGACGGCGAGAGCCTTCTGATATCCACGAAAACAGGTGACGAGGTGTTCGCCGCCACATCTTCAGAGGACGTCGTTCCCGGAACGATCTTCATTCCCTGCGGCCCGCATGCAAATGCTATCCTGCATGCCGATACGCACGGGACCGGGGCTCCGGATTACAAGTGGCTTATCGGCACGGTGACGCGAACTGAAGAGAAACCACGGTCAGGGTGGGACATTCTCGCTGAAGCAGGCGGCATTGCATGCCCCGAAGTACCGTCATCGCCCGATGGACGGGGGTGCGCCGATACTGCAGTCAGGACAGCGCGGGATGTCCTCTGCCCGCTCTGCGGATGCCTCTGTGACGATATTGCCGTGCAGATTCTGGATAATGCAATTATATCGGTCGATAATGCATGCTCACTGGGCTCGGGGAAGTTTCTCTCCCGGAGCCGCATCTATAGGCCTATCGTCAGAGACGGCGAAGCCTGGAAGTATACCGGCTTTGATGATGCAATCAGACAGGCTTCCGACATCCTTCGTAACGCCGAACGTCCGCTCCTCTTCGGGTGGAGCGGGACATCTGCAGAAGCGCAGTGTCTCGGCATCCACATAGCCGAAGAGATCAGGGGCGTGATCGACAACTGCTCGTCTATCTGCCACGGCCCGTCGATCCTCGGCATCCAGGAGAGCGGTCATCCCGGTTCGACCCTCGGTCTGATCAAAAACCGGGCAGATCTGGTGATATACTGGGGATCTAACCCGATTGAATCGCATCCACGCCATATGAGCAGGTATACGACATACTGTACCGGAAAATTCCGTGATAACGGACGCCAGGAGAGAACGCTGGTCGTCGTGGACATCAGAAAGACGGATACCGCAAAGATCGCCGATGAGTTCATACGGATCAAACCGGGTGGTGATTACGCTGTATTTTCAGCCCTGCGTTCGATCATCAGGGGGCATGACGAGATCATCCCTCCATACGTTTCGGGCATTCCCCGGGAAAAGTTGCTGTGGCTGGCCGATCTCTGTAAAAATGCCCGCTTCGGCGCTTTATTTACCGGAATCGGGCTGACGCAGTCTCCGGGGAAGTACAAGAACGTGCGGAATGCCATTCAGCTCGTCGACGAGCTCAACCGTCATACGAAGTTCACGCTGACTCCCATGCGCGGACACTGGAATGTCAACGGCACAAACCAGACATTCTCGTATCTCACCGGTTTCCCGTATGGGGTTGATTTCTCCCGCGGCATACCCTACTATAATCCCGGTGAGACCACTGCAGTGGATCTGCTGAGCAGGGAGGAAGTCGATGCATGCCTCATCATCGGTGCCGACCCCGGTGCCCACCTGCCACGGAAGTGCACCGAGCACCTGGCAGCGATCCCCACTATCGTCATCGATCCGTATATCTCGCTCAGTACCGCACTTGCCGACATTCACATCCCGGTCGCATGCGTCGGTATCGAAACGGAAGGCATCGGATACAGGATGGACTCAGTTCCTCTCCGGATGAGAAAGATCCTCGCTTCCCCGCTCCCGAACGACGAGTATGTACTGTCAACGATGCTCTCTCACATTCGGGACGCCGAAGTACAGGAGAGCGTCAGGCAGATAAAGCGGTGCATTACCACGGCGTCTCAGTACGCTCCGGAAATTCCCGGCCGAACCGATGCATAGCCGGTCCAACACCCCGGAACCCCAAAGACTTTTCCCTTTTCTGCCGGAGAGGGCACCCGGTGAGGAACGATGACGACGCTGCATATTGTTGCGATCATCAGGCAGGATCAATGCTCTCATTCTGCAACTGCTGGATACCCTTGTGCAGACGGCCGACCGGCGCGAAACCGATTACGCGACAGTGAAGCATGAACTGCAGGGCCACATGCACGTCGAAGAGGCGACGCTCTACCGGCGGATGGAACGGAGTATGCATAAGCGGATCGCCGCGTCGATCGAAGAGCATAATTCGTTTCGGAAGAACTTCGGCAGGCTCGACAGAACACACCCAGAGAGGAGACGTGGCTCACCGGTGTAATGGAACTGAGGCAGGCCGTGCACCGCCATATCGACGGTGAAGAGGTGGTACTCGAGGGAGCGCTTGATGGGAGATCACTTCGAGCGGGCAAAGCGGGCGATGATCCGGATGGCTTCCGGGCAGTACGGGTAACCCCGCCAGGCCGGGCAGCATTCCGGTGCCGTCGGCGAAATCCTTACATACCTGGAGATTCTCTTCTGCCCACGATACCGGTGGAGAGAATCATGGCAGACATTATTGAAATGATACGGGAAGATCACTCGCTCATCCGGAGACTGCTTGACGATCTGGAGAGGCATCCTGATGTCCGGGACATTCGGTACATAACGTTGAAGCGGGAGCTCCAGATGCATATGCACGCGGAAGAGGCAACCATCTACCAGCGTCTTCTTATA is a window from the Methanoculleus taiwanensis genome containing:
- a CDS encoding formylmethanofuran dehydrogenase subunit B — protein: MKALITSGRTIRQGEQLYYKDLPAYSRETRRCFINPVDLLELYADDGESLLISTKTGDEVFAATSSEDVVPGTIFIPCGPHANAILHADTHGTGAPDYKWLIGTVTRTEEKPRSGWDILAEAGGIACPEVPSSPDGRGCADTAVRTARDVLCPLCGCLCDDIAVQILDNAIISVDNACSLGSGKFLSRSRIYRPIVRDGEAWKYTGFDDAIRQASDILRNAERPLLFGWSGTSAEAQCLGIHIAEEIRGVIDNCSSICHGPSILGIQESGHPGSTLGLIKNRADLVIYWGSNPIESHPRHMSRYTTYCTGKFRDNGRQERTLVVVDIRKTDTAKIADEFIRIKPGGDYAVFSALRSIIRGHDEIIPPYVSGIPREKLLWLADLCKNARFGALFTGIGLTQSPGKYKNVRNAIQLVDELNRHTKFTLTPMRGHWNVNGTNQTFSYLTGFPYGVDFSRGIPYYNPGETTAVDLLSREEVDACLIIGADPGAHLPRKCTEHLAAIPTIVIDPYISLSTALADIHIPVACVGIETEGIGYRMDSVPLRMRKILASPLPNDEYVLSTMLSHIRDAEVQESVRQIKRCITTASQYAPEIPGRTDA
- a CDS encoding APC family permease; amino-acid sequence: MQGKKPELIRTKVPLRRELGLVAVTLSGVGIILGAGIYALLGEATALAGNAVWMTFAISALIAGFTALSYAELSSMYPRASAEYEYVSNAIGRRVAFVIGWLIILSGIFGVATVSLGFGGYFSDLTGAPFLASAVALVLVLSAILLYGIRETALVAIILTLIEAGGIVMIILIGLPYLGSVDYLEMPLGFSGIFQASALVFFAYMGFEEMVKLSEEVRDPERTIPLALVLALGITIFLYILVSLAAVSVVGWEQLAASRAPFADVAYVALGSPAFTIISIIALFATANTALLMMVAASRITYGMAESYSLPTLLARVSRKTRTPWVAILAIMLASIAFIFAGEISFVANVTNFMLFLTFIVINAAVILLRLRAPGLTRPFRTPGTVGRVPVLPVLGIITSFALLTQLEPVVLLIGGALTVFGILLSVVELGREP
- a CDS encoding MBL fold metallo-hydrolase is translated as MPDKTGALHKAAEIVKQYGGNINRVHYDRRIDAATVFFEVTTTEDIYRLMRDDLHAIGYLQESLQTPGVLTFYVYLPHRSGALYDFLEYITESRANIAYIDFDDRGKHPDRLKVSLNVEETGVVDHLLNQLKSRYRLEIIEYDTTGKHLDDTVFYVKFAQELRELIGEAEDEFLLQLLHDINHIAQELQNRGTDPREVFRTILLTGRTLQSTCGEGFYADLQRIPVTGDIDLFCFQLPCGGNVYLLRTPGEAVMIDTGYGIYHREIAAMFRHYGLCDNEAPGRVLITHADADHCGGGGYLQVPSLLHPGSVGVIREANRAYGSRSESSILEEVYTTVINLFSEFRPPENLALFPTESQEKRSIFPIIDRIAIGDLELEVLESLGGHLHGLFYLYCPDHGLLFTSDTLINFASLDERRSSYNALADFLVTSVNVDSDRARMERKALLELIASRNASCSPSERPCLVCCGHGAVSVLDGTRLATYGEVEQYRARGETRMPPAP
- a CDS encoding flavodoxin domain-containing protein; translated protein: MDDTILVAYATRYGSTKEIAGAIADTLRSGGETVDLLPMGEVTDIGRYRAAVVGSPIYMGKWLSDAQIFIERQQKELRRMPVAFFSVGMTVVDKTEDGYRRAEAAMDQVRLLVQPVEIGLFAGKLEPSNLSLPDRAIVALVRAPSGDYRNWDEIRTWASGLIEKIR
- a CDS encoding hemerythrin domain-containing protein; protein product: MLRSSGRINALILQLLDTLVQTADRRETDYATVKHELQGHMHVEEATLYRRMERSMHKRIAASIEEHNSFRKNFGRLDRTHPERRRGSPV
- a CDS encoding phosphate ABC transporter substrate-binding protein, with amino-acid sequence MKMASPFRNAGAALVALAILVIAATLFAGCTGTGTEQQQTAEPQTISVTGSTTVLPVAQAAADAYMNMDSLADIQVSGGGSSVGVQAVGEGTAEIGMASRDLKAAEKEKYPALVEHVVAIDGIAVIVHPGNQVASLTLDQVRGIYNGSITSWNAVGGSAGEIVVVGRDSASGTREYFHESVMQKEDFTKVQLEKNSNGAVKQTVAQTPGAIGYVGIGYLDGTVTGVPLVVNGKTVAPTLEAVKSKEYPVARSLSMITVGEPTGLAKDYIDFILSSDGQAIVEEEGFVRID